The proteins below are encoded in one region of Pseudomonas putida NBRC 14164:
- a CDS encoding diguanylate cyclase, protein MDNRSGKGLTFVKRIYLPRVIGLGIGLFSVMAGMATLTPPAWVWVLVLFNGLLWPHVAYFWASRSTTPYQAEQRNLLLDSLMGGFWAAAMQFNPLPSVTVLSMMTMNNVAAGGKRMLVRGALAQLAGMLVAVLALGPGLQLNATPLQVYACLPMLTLYPLALGWVCYQLAIKLADHKRRLSALTLTDSLTGLLNHGAWKDLLLLKFHACKQQQGGAVIALIDIDHFKTINDTFGHVVGDCVLRQLSAELRRNLRDGDQAGRYGGDEFCVILPDTSEAQACLAMERLRERVANYRNPQLPHLRISLSIGLSAFEAGLESPEHWLEQADKALYTAKHAGRDQVNFARGEAATLRLAYPD, encoded by the coding sequence ATGGACAACCGAAGCGGCAAAGGCCTTACATTCGTCAAGCGCATCTACCTGCCACGCGTTATCGGCCTGGGTATCGGCCTGTTCAGCGTCATGGCCGGCATGGCTACGCTGACGCCGCCTGCCTGGGTATGGGTGCTGGTGCTGTTCAACGGGCTGTTGTGGCCGCACGTGGCCTACTTCTGGGCTAGCCGCTCCACAACCCCTTATCAGGCAGAACAGCGCAACTTGCTGCTCGATTCGCTGATGGGCGGGTTCTGGGCCGCCGCCATGCAGTTCAACCCGTTGCCCAGTGTGACCGTGCTGTCGATGATGACCATGAATAACGTCGCTGCCGGCGGCAAGCGGATGCTCGTGCGCGGGGCGCTGGCCCAGCTGGCCGGCATGCTTGTCGCCGTCCTGGCGCTCGGCCCCGGCCTGCAGCTGAACGCCACGCCCCTGCAGGTTTATGCCTGCCTGCCGATGCTGACGCTGTACCCGCTGGCCCTGGGCTGGGTGTGCTATCAACTGGCGATCAAGCTGGCCGACCACAAGCGCAGGCTGAGCGCCCTGACCCTCACAGACAGCCTGACCGGGCTGCTCAACCATGGCGCCTGGAAAGACCTGCTGCTGCTGAAGTTCCACGCCTGTAAACAACAACAGGGAGGCGCTGTCATTGCCCTGATCGACATCGACCATTTCAAGACCATCAACGACACCTTCGGCCATGTGGTCGGAGATTGTGTACTGCGTCAGCTCAGTGCCGAGCTACGGCGCAACCTGCGCGATGGCGACCAGGCCGGGCGCTACGGCGGCGACGAGTTCTGCGTCATCCTGCCGGACACCAGCGAAGCTCAGGCCTGCCTCGCCATGGAGCGCCTGCGCGAACGGGTCGCCAACTACCGTAACCCGCAGTTGCCGCACCTGCGTATCAGCCTCAGCATCGGCCTGTCAGCATTCGAGGCTGGCCTCGAGTCCCCGGAACACTGGCTGGAACAGGCGGACAAGGCGCTTTACACCGCCAAGCACGCAGGCCGTGACCAAGTCAATTTTGCCCGCGGCGAGGCTGCGACGCTCAGGCTGGCCTATCCTGATTGA
- a CDS encoding bifunctional diguanylate cyclase/phosphodiesterase → MARTANLPPASPTPRFQVRHLIAGFSAVFGLACLVTLGALFNIATTLDQQERQRSAFHATQALEQRLLASRQFLSSYAVWDAAFEHLAGNADWKWAYEEKNIGESLYSASGYEGVFVVENDRTTYALFKGQPSQAGANTYIDAPLQPIIDLARAAAIPREQITRFVLFNGWPAILSAAAVRPDRDVTDSEVSQAPVMLFVDQLTEAKLAQLGKGAGLAGMHVEKEDMQQHDHLRIDLGDTGYHLSWSSPLPGHQLLWAVMPALLGALLILGLIMLYLFRLTLRSSRAIGLTLSHLQQSNQALEASEQRFRAVAESASDWIWETDRQQRLTYLSQRFANVTGYPVDDWLGHPLNQLLACDTTPLSPWLDALANADPQQLANLRCTYRDQNGQNRYCRISARAIWYDDTPIGFRGTASDITDEVDAHARIQHLSLHDPLTGLANRNKLARHLEQALLRGSDSPPLTLLLLDLDNFKPINDSLGHGAGDAVLQEVATRLRDTTRDGDLVARLGGDEFIVVLSGMDNRSEVDRFCARLISLLQQPISYDSQPLHVGVSIGVAQTRTQGFDAGELIRCADIALYQAKADGKNTWRYFAAEMNQQIQYRRQLENDLRRALRNQEFELHYQPRYRLSDLRIVAVEALLRWQHPQEGLLGPDTFIPLAEQSDIIVALGRWVLREACRTAHDWPADILVSVNLSPAQFLRSDVVADVREILLDTSFPAQRLELEITENVMLNDIEGALGTMLSLKELGVRLNMDDFGTGYSSLGYLRTYPFDSIKIDKRFISGLNSNGGSDRAVVQAIINLGEAMGLTVTAEGVESEQQLSALEKDHCHEVQGFYLSRPLDSAGLAALLQQPSQSTAQPL, encoded by the coding sequence ATGGCCAGGACCGCCAACCTTCCACCCGCAAGCCCCACGCCGCGTTTTCAGGTACGCCACCTGATTGCCGGTTTCAGCGCTGTTTTCGGGCTGGCCTGCCTGGTCACCCTCGGAGCGCTGTTCAATATCGCGACCACGCTTGACCAACAGGAGCGCCAGCGTAGCGCCTTTCATGCGACCCAGGCGCTGGAGCAACGGCTGCTGGCCTCACGCCAGTTTCTGTCCAGCTATGCCGTATGGGATGCGGCCTTCGAGCACCTGGCGGGGAATGCCGACTGGAAGTGGGCCTACGAGGAAAAGAACATAGGCGAGTCGCTGTACAGCGCCAGCGGCTACGAAGGGGTGTTCGTGGTGGAAAACGACCGCACCACCTATGCCTTGTTCAAAGGACAACCCAGCCAGGCAGGCGCCAACACCTATATAGATGCGCCGCTGCAGCCGATCATCGACCTGGCCCGTGCGGCGGCCATTCCCCGCGAGCAGATCACCCGTTTCGTGCTGTTCAATGGCTGGCCGGCCATACTCAGTGCCGCAGCCGTACGCCCGGACCGCGACGTCACCGACAGCGAGGTAAGCCAGGCGCCAGTGATGCTGTTCGTCGACCAGCTTACCGAAGCAAAACTGGCGCAGCTGGGCAAGGGTGCCGGCCTGGCCGGCATGCACGTTGAAAAGGAAGACATGCAGCAGCATGACCACCTGCGTATCGACCTGGGTGACACCGGCTATCACCTGTCCTGGAGCAGCCCGCTGCCTGGTCACCAATTGCTGTGGGCGGTAATGCCAGCCCTGCTGGGCGCGCTGCTGATACTTGGCCTGATCATGCTCTACCTGTTCCGCCTCACCTTGCGCAGCTCGCGGGCAATCGGCCTGACGCTTTCACACTTGCAGCAGAGCAACCAGGCCCTGGAGGCCAGCGAGCAGCGGTTTCGCGCGGTGGCCGAGTCGGCATCCGACTGGATCTGGGAAACCGACCGGCAACAACGCCTGACGTACCTGTCGCAGCGCTTCGCCAATGTCACCGGCTACCCGGTGGACGACTGGCTGGGTCACCCGCTCAACCAGTTGCTGGCCTGCGATACCACGCCGCTCTCACCTTGGCTGGACGCCCTCGCCAACGCAGACCCGCAACAGTTGGCCAACCTGCGCTGTACTTACCGCGACCAGAATGGCCAAAACCGCTACTGCAGGATTTCGGCCCGCGCCATCTGGTATGACGACACACCCATCGGTTTTCGTGGCACCGCCAGCGACATCACCGACGAAGTCGACGCCCACGCACGCATCCAACACCTGTCGTTGCACGACCCCCTTACCGGGCTGGCCAACCGCAACAAGCTCGCCAGGCACCTGGAGCAGGCTTTGCTGCGCGGCAGTGACTCGCCGCCATTGACCCTGCTACTGCTGGATCTGGACAACTTCAAACCGATCAACGACTCCCTCGGCCATGGCGCCGGGGATGCGGTGCTGCAGGAAGTGGCGACGCGCCTGCGCGACACTACCCGCGATGGCGACCTGGTCGCACGCCTGGGCGGCGACGAGTTCATTGTGGTCCTCAGCGGCATGGACAACCGCAGCGAAGTCGACCGTTTCTGCGCACGCCTGATTAGCCTGCTGCAGCAACCCATCAGCTATGACAGCCAACCGCTGCACGTCGGGGTCAGTATCGGCGTCGCTCAGACCCGCACCCAGGGTTTCGATGCCGGCGAACTGATCCGCTGCGCCGACATCGCCCTGTACCAGGCCAAGGCCGATGGCAAGAATACCTGGCGCTACTTTGCCGCCGAAATGAACCAGCAGATCCAGTACCGCCGCCAGTTGGAAAACGACTTGCGCCGGGCCCTGCGCAACCAGGAATTCGAGCTGCATTACCAGCCACGCTACCGCCTCAGCGACCTGCGCATCGTCGCGGTCGAAGCCTTGCTGCGCTGGCAGCACCCGCAGGAAGGGTTGCTGGGGCCGGATACCTTCATCCCGCTGGCCGAGCAGAGCGACATCATCGTCGCGCTGGGCCGCTGGGTGCTGCGCGAAGCTTGCCGCACTGCCCACGACTGGCCCGCCGACATTCTGGTTTCGGTGAACCTGTCGCCTGCGCAGTTCCTGCGTAGCGATGTGGTCGCCGACGTGCGCGAGATCCTGCTGGACACCAGCTTCCCGGCCCAGCGCCTGGAGCTGGAAATTACCGAAAACGTGATGCTCAACGACATCGAGGGCGCGCTGGGCACCATGCTGTCACTCAAGGAACTGGGCGTACGCCTGAACATGGACGACTTCGGCACCGGCTACTCATCGCTGGGCTACCTGCGTACCTACCCGTTCGACAGCATCAAGATCGACAAGCGCTTCATCAGTGGCCTGAACAGCAACGGCGGCAGCGACCGCGCCGTGGTACAGGCCATCATCAACCTGGGTGAGGCGATGGGGTTGACGGTAACTGCCGAGGGAGTAGAGAGCGAACAGCAACTGAGCGCGCTGGAAAAGGACCACTGCCACGAAGTGCAGGGCTTTTACCTGAGCCGGCCGCTGGACAGTGCCGGGCTGGCAGCGCTGCTGCAGCAACCCTCTCAAAGCACTGCACAGCCCTTGTAG
- a CDS encoding MBL fold metallo-hydrolase: MKAFLLLGVLLMVPLANHAGEPAPQQDGRFHNQAVRPQDGVLKKLRIGLKYLFLRKPPQTRPATPISLQPMTRQQVLDAPDHSLWRLGHSTVLLKLRGRFFITDPVFAERASPVQWAGPLRFHAPPLALDQLPPLAAVVLSHDHFDHLDEQAIRQLAPHTGVFLAPLGVGDLLMRWGVAPAKVRQLDWWQESVVEGVRFVATPAQHFSGRGLLDSNRTLWASWVIVDEDVRVFFSGDTGYFDGFKQIGERFGPFDLTMIETGAYNVAWPDVHMQPEQSLQAHLDLRGRWMLPIHNGTFDLSIHGWQEPFERILTLANQAQVRLSTPQMGERVSLGSPHAGQNWWQPRPVRQRGQANERTMAAR; the protein is encoded by the coding sequence ATGAAGGCTTTCCTGTTGCTTGGAGTGCTGCTGATGGTCCCTTTGGCCAACCACGCTGGCGAGCCGGCACCCCAGCAGGATGGGCGTTTCCATAACCAGGCGGTGCGGCCGCAGGATGGCGTGCTTAAAAAGCTGCGCATCGGGCTCAAGTACCTGTTCCTGCGCAAGCCGCCGCAAACCCGGCCAGCCACGCCAATCAGCCTCCAGCCCATGACCCGCCAGCAGGTGCTCGATGCCCCGGACCACAGCTTATGGCGCTTGGGGCATTCCACGGTATTGCTGAAATTGCGCGGGCGCTTCTTCATCACCGACCCTGTGTTCGCCGAGCGCGCCTCGCCCGTGCAGTGGGCGGGCCCCTTGCGCTTCCATGCGCCGCCGCTGGCATTGGACCAGTTGCCACCGCTGGCTGCGGTAGTGCTGTCGCACGATCACTTCGACCACCTCGACGAGCAGGCGATTCGCCAGCTGGCGCCGCACACCGGGGTGTTTCTGGCGCCACTGGGTGTGGGCGACCTGCTGATGCGCTGGGGCGTGGCCCCTGCGAAAGTGCGGCAGCTGGATTGGTGGCAGGAAAGCGTGGTGGAAGGTGTGCGCTTCGTCGCTACCCCGGCACAGCACTTTTCCGGGCGCGGGCTGCTGGATAGCAATAGGACGTTGTGGGCGTCCTGGGTGATTGTCGATGAGGATGTGCGGGTGTTCTTCAGTGGCGATACCGGGTACTTCGACGGTTTCAAACAGATAGGTGAACGTTTCGGGCCGTTCGACCTGACCATGATCGAAACTGGCGCCTACAATGTCGCCTGGCCCGATGTGCACATGCAGCCGGAGCAGAGCTTGCAGGCCCACCTGGATTTGCGCGGGCGCTGGATGCTGCCGATTCACAATGGCACTTTCGACCTGTCTATCCACGGCTGGCAGGAGCCCTTCGAACGCATACTGACGCTGGCCAATCAGGCTCAGGTGCGCTTGAGTACGCCGCAGATGGGCGAGCGGGTCAGCCTTGGCTCACCGCATGCCGGGCAAAACTGGTGGCAGCCGCGGCCTGTGCGCCAGCGGGGCCAGGCGAACGAGCGCACAATGGCGGCACGCTGA